The Cryptosporangium phraense genomic interval GAGCTTCCGAACCGGGCGCTGTTCCACTCCCGGGTGGAGGACGCGATCGCCGCGCACGACGGGAACGTGACCGTGCTCTACGTCGATCTGGACGGGTTCAAGGCGGTGAACGACCGGTACGGGCACGGCGTCGGGGACGCGCTGCTGGTTCTGGTCGCCGACAAGCTCCGCACCTGCGCCGGATCGGCTCGCCAGGTCGCCCGCCTCGGCGGCGACGAGTTCGCGGTGCTGCTCCCGGCGACGACCGACCCGGCCGACGGCACCGCGCTGGCGTCCCGGATCGTGTCGTCGATCGGCGCGATCAGCGACGTCGACGGGTACCCGGTGACGATCGGGGCCAGCGTCGGCGTCGCGGTCAACCAGAGCGACGGGCGGGTCGGCGAGCTGCTGCGCGCCGCCGACCTGGCGATGTACGCGGCGAAGATCGAGGGCAAGGGCCGGTACGCGCTGGTCGGGTCGGCGGTCGGGGCGATCGATCAGGCCGCGGTGAGCTCGGCCGCGCCGAACGAGACGTGGAAGCGCGCGCACCAGATCGAGACGCTGGTCAGCGTCGTCAAGTCGGCGTCGTCGGGCACCGGGTAGTTCTGGTTCCCGAGGTTGCCCTTGAGCGGCCCGAGCTCGACGTGTTTCCCGTCGTCGAACACCCGCCAGCCGGACGTCCCCGGGATGACCTTCGCGTCGGTGAGCCAGACCCGGACGTCCGGGCCGTCGGAGGTCTTCAGGTTCTCGATCCGCAGGACCCGGGAGCCGTCCGGCAGGCGGAGGATCGTGACGGTTCCGCTGGTCTCGTGCTCGTGGCTGATCAGCCGGCCGCGGGCCAGGACCGTCGTCGTCGCCGCCGTCGGCTCGACCGCGCCCGCTTCCGGGGACGGCACCGCGGGGGCGGCCTCGGAGACCGTCGTGTTCGTGAACGCGCGCCAGGGTTCGAACA includes:
- a CDS encoding DM13 domain-containing protein, whose protein sequence is MRRPLLYTFVAIVGLGLGAALALFEPWRAFTNTTVSEAAPAVPSPEAGAVEPTAATTTVLARGRLISHEHETSGTVTILRLPDGSRVLRIENLKTSDGPDVRVWLTDAKVIPGTSGWRVFDDGKHVELGPLKGNLGNQNYPVPDDADLTTLTSVSIWCARFHVSFGAAELTAA